The following coding sequences lie in one Arthrobacter sp. PGP41 genomic window:
- a CDS encoding NADH:flavin oxidoreductase/NADH oxidase, giving the protein MPALFQPLKLRGLELRHRGWVSPMCQYSCDPDDAPGVPNDWHLMHLGSFAAGGAALILTEAAAVNAEGRISPRDAGLYNDAQAEAWQRITSFVHRHGPAEAKIGVQLAHAGRKASTYWPFSGRQGSVPESDGGWTTVGPSASAFDGYAVPAAMTGEQIHGVIGDFASAAGRAVDAGFDTLEIHAAHGYLLHQFQSPLINTRDDQWGGDEAGRNRLMLAVVDAVRAVIPESMPLLLRISASDWAEGGVDLAASVRLARQAAEHGVDLIDVSSGGAVAHQQIKAGPGYQTGFSAAIRKEAGVATGTVGLLTSAGQAEHAIATGQADGVLIARAALRDPHWWLRAAFELGHDIAWPPQYERAVPRRSF; this is encoded by the coding sequence GTGCCGGCACTGTTCCAGCCGCTGAAACTCCGAGGACTGGAGCTCCGGCATCGGGGCTGGGTCTCACCGATGTGCCAGTACAGCTGCGATCCCGACGACGCCCCCGGGGTGCCGAACGACTGGCACCTGATGCACCTGGGGTCCTTCGCCGCCGGCGGCGCAGCGCTGATCCTCACCGAGGCAGCGGCCGTCAACGCCGAAGGCAGGATCAGTCCCCGGGACGCCGGCCTCTACAATGACGCACAGGCCGAGGCCTGGCAGCGGATCACGTCCTTCGTGCACCGCCACGGCCCGGCGGAGGCCAAGATCGGCGTGCAGCTCGCCCATGCCGGCAGGAAGGCCTCCACCTACTGGCCCTTTTCCGGCAGGCAGGGCAGCGTGCCGGAGTCCGACGGCGGCTGGACCACGGTGGGCCCCTCGGCGTCGGCTTTCGACGGCTATGCCGTTCCCGCCGCGATGACCGGGGAACAGATCCACGGCGTCATCGGCGATTTCGCCTCCGCTGCCGGACGTGCCGTGGACGCAGGCTTCGACACCCTGGAAATCCATGCCGCCCACGGGTACCTGCTCCATCAGTTCCAAAGCCCGTTGATTAATACCCGAGATGACCAGTGGGGCGGGGACGAAGCCGGCAGGAACCGCCTGATGCTCGCAGTGGTGGACGCCGTACGGGCGGTCATTCCGGAGTCCATGCCGCTGCTCCTGAGGATCTCCGCCAGCGACTGGGCGGAAGGTGGGGTGGACCTTGCCGCTTCGGTGCGCCTGGCCCGGCAGGCAGCCGAACACGGGGTGGACCTCATCGACGTTTCCAGCGGGGGTGCCGTGGCTCATCAGCAAATCAAGGCCGGCCCCGGCTACCAGACCGGTTTTTCCGCCGCCATCCGCAAGGAAGCCGGAGTTGCCACCGGCACCGTTGGCCTGCTGACCTCGGCGGGACAGGCTGAACATGCCATCGCCACCGGACAGGCTGACGGCGTCCTCATTGCCAGGGCAGCGCTGCGGGACCCGCACTGGTGGCTGCGGGCCGCCTTCGAACTGGGCCACGATATTGCGTGGCCGCCGCAATACGAACGGGCCGTTCCCCGGCGTTCGTTCTGA